The following are from one region of the Carcharodon carcharias isolate sCarCar2 chromosome 27, sCarCar2.pri, whole genome shotgun sequence genome:
- the LOC121270311 gene encoding zinc finger protein 239-like, with the protein MEGKSTSHIGEKPYTCSFCGQGFSRSSGLSRHKHSHTGEKPWKCGDCEEGFSYLSELEIHQRSHTGETPLTCSTCGKGFIHSSSLLIHQRVHSGERPFTCSECGKGFIQSSHLMTHQRVHTGDRPFKCPDCGKCYKCSGELMSHQRVHTNERPFRCFHCGTGFRRSSQLTVHQRLHTGERPFTCSKCGKGFTQSSHLRAHQRVHTKERPFKCPDCGKCYKSSWELMLHQRIHTDERPFRCSHCGTAFKQSSQLTVHQRIHTGERPFTCSECGKRFSQKSNLLSHQQVHK; encoded by the coding sequence atggaaggaaaaagcaccaGTCACATTGGGGAGAAACCGTACACGTGTTCTTTTTGTGGGCAAGGCTTCAGCCGATCATCTGGCCTGTCGAGACACAAgcacagtcacactggggagaaaccgtggaaatgtggggattgtGAGGAAGGATTCAGTTACCTGTCTGAGCTGGAAATTCACCAACGCAGCCACACCGGGGAGACGCCATTAACATGCTCcacgtgtgggaagggattcattcattcatccagcctactgatacaccagcgagttcactctggggagaggcctttcacctgctctgagtgtgggaagggattcattcagtcatcccacctcatgacacatcagcgagttcacactggggatagaccttttaaatgcccagactgcgGAAAGTGTTATAAATGTTCAGGtgaactgatgtcccatcaacggGTTCACACCAatgagagaccgttcaggtgctttcactgcgggactgggttcaggcgatcatctcaactcactgtacaccagcgacttcacactggagagaggccattcacctgctccaagtgtgggaagggatttactcagtcatcccaccttagagcacaccagcgagttcacactaaggagagaccttttaaatgcccagattGTGGGAAATGCTATAAAAGTTCCTGGGAACTGATGCTCCATCAACGcattcacactgacgagagaccattcaggtgctctcactgtgggactgcgTTCAAGCAATCATCtcaactcactgtacaccagcgaattcacactggggagaggccgttcacctgcagtgagtgtggaaagagattcagtcAGAAATCCAACCTTCTGAGTCACCAACAAGTTCACAAGTGA